The genomic interval TTTTTTAAATTACAACATCATTCATCCGACTGTGCATTTTCCGAAACATTATCCTGGCTTCGCCAGTCATCGGGCAACAAAGCAAAGGCGGTTTGCAGGCGCAAATAATAGGTGATCGAGCTGGCACGCCAGGCGTAAAAGCTCAGGCTCGCGAAAACCGCACCGGCGAGAAAGGCCGTCGCCGCGGCGCTGAATTTGGCGTTGAGCGAAATCGGCGCGCGGCTCAGAATAAACGCCGCCGCGGTGATCGCCAACAATCCAAAATTGACAAGCGAACTGCGCATGATACGCAAGCGGCTGCGCAGATAATCGAGATCGGTGGAGAGAAAAGGCGATTTGGCGAGAATATAAATGCGCAAGTGGGGAAAGGATTGGGCCACGCGCTCACCCAAAACTTTTTGGCGAATCTTGTGATCGGCCCCGGCCAGCAGCACGTCGCTGAGGCGATCCATCATAATGCCGAGCACATAAGCCGCCGCCGCAAGCGGTATGGCGATCACCAGATTATTCAAAATGGAAAAATCAATCCACTCATAACCGAAGAGGCTGAGAATCAACAGCGCGATCCAGCCCATCGTTTCGATGCCGATGATCAGCAGTTCTGCAAAGACGTTGGTGGTGGTCATGGGGTTGACACGCGAATCGATTCAAAAAAAATTTAATGAGGCTTGTGATAAGATAATAGCTGGGAGGGAAAAAGGCAAGTGGGATGTTTATGACCCGCAAAACTTTTTCGCCCACAAAAAAGAACTCCCACAGAAATGGTTTTAGATTCTGTGGGAGTTCAAATTTCGTGGGCGGTGATTTTTGCCTGTTTGGCTACGCCCACCGGGTTCCGGTTCGTGCGGTTAATCGAATAAAAGCAAAACTTACATCCGATTCAGCCATTCCTGCGCTTTGGAAGCGAACTCGCTGCCGGGATATTCGGACAAAAGCCGGTTAAATGCCTCGCGGGCTTCGGCCTTTTGATTCAGTTGCAGATACGAGCGGCCGAGCATGAGCAGCGCGTCGTCTTTCTTGAGCGAGCGCGGATAGCTCAAAACGCGGTTGAAAGCAACAATCGCTTCCTGATAATTGCCGGCGCCGAAATGCGCCTCGCCGATCCAATAGACGCAATTGCTGACGCGAGGATGATCGGGGAATTGCGCAACCAGGCCGTTGAATTGAGCCGTGGCCTCGGCGTAACGCTTGCCGTAGAATTTGCTGAGCGCTTCTTCGTAACCGCGCGAAAAGCTGGCCGAGGTTATCGGCGCGGAGGCCAACTGGGTTTGCAGGGTATTGACGCTTTGTTCTTTCGCCGATAATTCCGAGCGCAGGGTGTTGATTTCATCTTCCTTTTGGACGATCTGCTGATTCATTTCATCCATTTTGGATTTCAAGCGGATGTATTCCTGCATGTCCTGCGGAGGTTGCTGCGCGCTGGACTCCATTTGATCGATGCGCTGCTGAAACGCCGACAAGTCGGATTCTTCAGCCGGCGCCTGCTCGGCGAGAATATCGGTGCCGCGGCTGCCGCCAAAGATCGTCAAGCCGAGCATGCCGGTAATAATGCCGTCTTTCGCCTTATTGGCGGTTGTGGCGTCCAGGCTGTCGCCGGTGGTCAGGCGAAAACCGCCGCCGACATCGAGCGCCAAGCGTGAGCCGAACATCACCCGAAAGCCCAGGCTGGGCCCAAAGTCGAAATTCGTATAACTCTTTTTGCTTTTAAATGTCCTGCCCATCAGCTTGCCGGCGACTTTGTAATTCACCCCGCCGAGACCCAAGCCGATGTACGGCCGAAAACCGCCGGAAGAAAGCTCGTAATCAAAGAGCAAATCGCCGCGCAGCGCGTTCGTCGTAAATTTGACCGTGGAGATTTGAAGGGGGTCGGTATTCGTGACGATGGATTTGGTAAAAGGAAGCTTGCTGTAGCTGACCAGGCCGGTCAAGCCGAAATGTGAGTTAAAACGCCGCGTGAGAAAGCCGCCGGCGCCGATGCCGACGTCGGTGTTCTTCAAATCGCTGTACAATGAATTGAGGCTCGGACCGACCCCGAACCCCCAGCGCGCTTGCGCCATCGCCTTCGTGCTGAAAAGCCCTGCATTCATCACTGCCGAAACAGCCCAAATAATGCTCAAAAAATATTGCCGTTGTTTCATTGCTGAACTCCTTTATAAAAGAGCGTCCTTGCCCTGCGGGGCGTAGCCTATACCGTTTCCGCCGAAATGCCAAAGTAAGATTTCAGCTCGGTGGGAATCACCTCGTTGATGGTGATTTTTTGATCCGCATAATTGTTATAAGCTTTGACTAGTTCTTCCATTTTGGTTTTAAGCTGGTCGAGCCGGCCGCTGGAACAGCCGGTTGCGCCCTCTTTCACTTCCCGGCGCGCCGCCAAAATCATGTCGCCGATTTGCTCGAAATAATAATTTTGCATCGACTGGTTGATCAGTCCGTTGACCGAATCTTTAACGTCTTTTTCTTTTTCGACCAGCGTTTTCAGCGAATTTTTTAAATGAAACAGGTTGAGTTCTTTGACGAGCTGGGCGTCGAGGCCGACGTAGATGAACAAGGCCGGTTGGCGTTTATAATAATCCGTTTTCAGGGCAAAATTGGTCAACATGTATTGCTCGACGATGACACGCTCGCCGTAGGTCATGTTGCGATGGGTGACGTAGCGGAGTGAATTGGCCTCCTGATGATACTCAACGCGCGCCATCAAATCCGCGAAAGAAAAGTATAATAATTCCTTCATAGTT from candidate division KSB1 bacterium carries:
- a CDS encoding tetratricopeptide repeat protein, which gives rise to MKQRQYFLSIIWAVSAVMNAGLFSTKAMAQARWGFGVGPSLNSLYSDLKNTDVGIGAGGFLTRRFNSHFGLTGLVSYSKLPFTKSIVTNTDPLQISTVKFTTNALRGDLLFDYELSSGGFRPYIGLGLGGVNYKVAGKLMGRTFKSKKSYTNFDFGPSLGFRVMFGSRLALDVGGGFRLTTGDSLDATTANKAKDGIITGMLGLTIFGGSRGTDILAEQAPAEESDLSAFQQRIDQMESSAQQPPQDMQEYIRLKSKMDEMNQQIVQKEDEINTLRSELSAKEQSVNTLQTQLASAPITSASFSRGYEEALSKFYGKRYAEATAQFNGLVAQFPDHPRVSNCVYWIGEAHFGAGNYQEAIVAFNRVLSYPRSLKKDDALLMLGRSYLQLNQKAEAREAFNRLLSEYPGSEFASKAQEWLNRM